A window from Nothobranchius furzeri strain GRZ-AD chromosome 17, NfurGRZ-RIMD1, whole genome shotgun sequence encodes these proteins:
- the naa35 gene encoding N-alpha-acetyltransferase 35, NatC auxiliary subunit, translating to MVMKSAIEDDDTGWVLGIPEKMKNNANWVDITHEFKGACKELNLGELLHDKLFGLFEAMSAIEMMDPKMDAGMIGNQVNRKVLNFEQAIKEGAIKVRDLSLPELIGVIDTCFCCLITWLEGHSLAQTVFTCLYVHNPDLIEEPALKAFALGLLKVCDIAREKVNKAAVFEEEDFQAMTYGFKMANNVTDLRVTGMLKDVEDELQRKVKSTRSRHGEQRNPEVEQEHQQCLALFNRIKFTRLLLTSLIAFTKKETSAVCEAQKLVVQAADLLPPIHSSIQFGIQSQNDTTKGDHPIMMGFEPLVNQRLLPPTFPRYAKIIKREDMVAYFSKLIERIKTMCDVVNTTNLHGILDFFCEFSEQSPCVLSRSLLQTTFLIDNKKVFGTHLMQDMVKDALRCFVSPPVLSYKCCLFNNHQAKDYIDSFVTHCSRPFCNLIQIHGHNRARQRDKLGHILEEFATLQDEAEKVDAALHSLLMKLEPQRQHLACLGTWILYHNLRIMIQYLLSGFELELYSMHEYYYIYWYLSEFLYAWLMSTLSRADSSQMAEERILEEQLKGRSSKKTKKKKKVRPLNKEITMSQAYQNMCAGMYKTMVALDMDGKVRKPQFELDSEQVRYEHRFAPFNSVVTPPPVHYIQFKEMSDLKKYNPPPGSADLYLAASKHFQQAKLILENMPGPDPEVNRILKVAKPNIVVTKLLAGGHKKETKVLPEFDFSGHKYFPIVKII from the exons ATGGTGATGAAATCAGCCATTGAGGATGATGACACTGGCTGGGTGCTGGGCATCCCAGAAAAGATGAAGAACAATGCCAACTGGGTTGATATTACCCACGAATTTAAGGGAGCCTGCAAag AGTTAAACCTTGGAGAGTTGCTTCATGATAAACT GTTTGGCCTTTTTGAAGCCATGTCAGCAATAGAGATGATGGATCCAAAAATGGACGCGGGAATGATTGGAAACCAGGTCAACAGGAAAGTTCTCAATTTTGAACAAGCTATTAAG GAAGGCGCCATAAAGGTGAGAGACCTTAGTCTCCCTGAACTCATTGGGGTCATTGATACTTGTTTCTGCTGTTTG ATCACTTGGCTGGAGGGTCACTCCTTGGCTCAGACTGTGTTCACCTGCCTGTATGTCCATAACCCTGACCTGATTGAGGAACCAGCTCTCAAAGCCTTCGCTCTGGGCTTGCTGAAAGTGTGCGACATCGCTCGAGAGAAAGTCAACAAGGCAGCTGTGTTTGAGGAG GAGGATTTCCAGGCCATGACGTATGGTTTCAAGATGGCCAACAATGTTACTGATCTGCGAGTAACAG GCATGCTGAAAGACGTGGAGGACGAGTTACAGAGGAAAGTTAAG AGCACGCGCAGCCGACATGGAGAGCAACGAAACCCAGAGGTTGAACAGGAA CACCAGCAGTGCCTGGCACTATTCAACAGGATCAAGTTTACACGACTTCTACTGACGTCTCTGATTGCTTTCACCAAAAAAGAG aCCAGTGCTGTATGTGAAGCTCAGAAACTTGTTGTTCAAGCTGCAGATCTGCTGCCACCCATTCATTCCAGCATCCAGTTTGGCATCCAGTCACAAAATGACACCACTAAAGGAG ATCACCCCATCATGATGGGCTTCGAGCCACTCGTTAACCAGAGACTGCTGCCGCCTACATTTCCTCGCTACGCCAAGATCATTAAACGGGAGGACATGGTGGCGTACTTCAGCAAACTCATTGAACGCATCAAGACCATGTGTGACGTGGTCAACACCACCAACCTACACGGCATACTG GATTTCTTCTGTGAATTCAGCGAGCAGTCTCCCTGTGTGCTCTCCAGATCTCTTCTCCAG ACAACGTTCCTGATAGATAATAAGAAAGTGTTCGGCACCCACCTGATGCAGGATATGGTTAAAGATGCTCTAAGATGCTTTGTTAGCCCACCTGTCCTCTCCTACAA aTGTTGTCTGTTCAACAACCACCAGGCCAAGGACTACATTGACTCTTTTGTTACTCACTGCTCCAGG cccttCTGCAACCTCATCCAAATCCACGGGCACAACCGAGCTCGACAGAGAGATAAGCTGGGACACATTCTCGAGGAGTTTGCCACACTCCAGGACGAG GCTGAGAAGGTGGACGCAGCGCTGCATAGCCTACTGATGAAACTTGAACCTCAGCGGCAGCACCTAGCCTGCCTGGGCACGTGGATTCTTTACCACAACCTGAGGATCATGATCCAGTATCTTCTGAGTGGCTTTGAGCTGGAGCTTTATAGCATGCATGAATACTATTACATCTACTG GTACTTGTCAGAGTTTCTTTATGCATGGCTGATGTCAACTCTGAGCAGAGCCGACTCATCTCAGATGGCAGAAGAGCGCATTTTGGAGGAGCAGCTGAAAGGACGCAGCAGCAAAAagaccaaaaagaagaaaaaag tTCGACCTCTCAACAAGGAGATAACCATGAGTCAAGCTTACCAGAATATGTGTGCCGGCATGTACAAG ACCATGGTTGCTCTGGATATGGACGGGAAGGTGCGAAAGCCTCAGTTTGAGCTGGACAGTGAACAGGTTCGCTACGAGCATCGCTTCGCCCCCTTCAATAGCGTGGTTACCCCCCCGCCTGTGCACTACATCCAGTTCAAG GAGATGTCTGATCTGAAGAAGTACAATCCTCCACCTGGCTCTGCAGACCTCTACCTGGCAGCTAGCAAACACTTTCAGCAGGCCAAGCTCATCCTAGAAAACATGCCCGGTCCGGACCCTGAG GTGAATCGCATCCTGAAGGTGGCCAAACCCAACATCGTAGTTACGAAGCTTCTGGCTGGAGGTCACAAAAAGGAGACCAAG GTTCTCCCAGAGTTTGACTTCTCCGGTCACAAGTACTTTCCTATTGTGAAGATCATCTGA